From a single Nitrogeniibacter mangrovi genomic region:
- a CDS encoding type II toxin-antitoxin system TacA family antitoxin produces the protein MPAATSTIRLEARIGTDLYSMVKRAAELQGRTLADFVVAAVQKAAQHAIEQAEVIRLSRVDQACFALLLLSPPQWAPALERAFARRRRLLHELCAVPGVPECEGGSRA, from the coding sequence TTGCCCGCTGCTACCTCTACCATCCGCCTTGAAGCCCGGATCGGCACCGATCTCTATTCGATGGTCAAACGCGCCGCTGAACTTCAGGGGCGCACTCTGGCTGACTTCGTGGTTGCTGCCGTCCAGAAGGCCGCGCAACACGCGATTGAGCAAGCGGAAGTCATCCGCCTGTCACGGGTCGATCAGGCGTGCTTTGCACTGCTGCTGCTGTCACCGCCGCAGTGGGCTCCAGCGTTGGAGCGCGCTTTCGCGCGTCGCCGCAGGTTGCTGCATGAGCTGTGCGCCGTCCCAGGGGTACCCGAGTGTGAAGGAGGCTCCCGCGCATGA